Proteins from one Streptomyces sp. NBC_00289 genomic window:
- a CDS encoding helix-turn-helix transcriptional regulator: MDHPMAERANAPGWDNGSEDDSGAVLKAVGRQIKAWRERASLTQGEFGASIGYGEELVSSVERGRRVTRPEFLDKADELLDAGGIIAAMKRDVAEARYPKKLRDLAKLEGEAVELGAYSNHNIQALLQTEEYARVSYRMRRPLITEDVIEREVGARMARQEIVDRTRTEPVFSFVQEEVTLRRPLGGKMVRRRQLEHLLKLGQFRNIEIQVMPTDREDHAGLGGAFRVLKLRGGAALGYVEVQHVTRLISEPREVQLLEMQYGSIRAQAHTPQESMAFIEKLLGET, translated from the coding sequence ATGGACCACCCGATGGCCGAGCGCGCGAATGCCCCCGGCTGGGACAACGGCTCCGAGGACGACTCCGGGGCCGTACTCAAAGCCGTCGGCCGGCAGATCAAGGCATGGCGCGAACGGGCGTCGCTGACACAGGGCGAGTTCGGGGCGTCGATCGGCTACGGCGAGGAGTTGGTGTCGTCGGTCGAGCGCGGGCGCCGCGTTACTAGGCCGGAGTTCCTCGACAAGGCGGACGAGCTCCTGGACGCGGGCGGCATCATCGCGGCGATGAAGCGGGACGTGGCGGAGGCGCGGTACCCGAAGAAGCTCCGGGATCTGGCGAAGCTGGAGGGCGAGGCGGTGGAGTTGGGGGCGTACAGCAACCACAACATCCAGGCGCTGTTGCAGACCGAGGAGTACGCGCGGGTCTCGTATCGCATGAGGCGGCCGCTGATCACCGAGGACGTCATCGAGCGGGAGGTCGGCGCTCGCATGGCGCGGCAGGAGATCGTCGACAGGACGCGGACCGAGCCCGTCTTCAGCTTCGTCCAGGAAGAGGTGACGCTCCGGCGGCCGCTGGGCGGCAAGATGGTACGGCGTCGGCAGCTCGAACACCTTCTGAAACTAGGGCAGTTCCGCAATATCGAGATCCAGGTGATGCCCACGGACCGGGAGGACCACGCCGGCCTGGGTGGCGCCTTCCGGGTGCTGAAGCTCCGCGGCGGCGCCGCATTGGGATACGTGGAGGTGCAGCACGTCACCCGCCTGATCTCGGAGCCGAGGGAGGTGCAGCTCCTGGAGATGCAATATGGGAGCATCCGGGCTCAGGCTCATACGCCGCAGGAATCAATGGCCTTCATCGAG
- a CDS encoding ATP-binding protein produces the protein MNQEMTHISVTARQFTVLLSSRRRGARLARLLTVQQLLDWGRPSADAAAQVVAELATNAVCHGRVAGRDFRLTLRLSVTDTLRIAVTDTRGEDLPRVTRRGASDAESGRGLVLVEAYADRWGVELGPEPGKTVWAELELGLRLVL, from the coding sequence GTGAATCAGGAAATGACCCACATCTCCGTTACCGCCCGTCAGTTCACCGTGCTGCTCTCGTCCAGGCGACGAGGTGCCCGGCTGGCCCGGTTGCTCACCGTGCAGCAACTTCTCGACTGGGGACGGCCGTCAGCCGATGCCGCCGCGCAGGTCGTCGCCGAGCTCGCGACAAACGCCGTGTGCCACGGCCGTGTTGCCGGTCGGGATTTCCGGCTGACGCTCAGGCTGTCTGTCACGGACACGCTCCGGATCGCGGTGACCGACACCCGGGGCGAAGACCTTCCCCGCGTCACTCGACGCGGCGCGTCGGACGCCGAGTCGGGACGGGGACTCGTCCTCGTGGAGGCATACGCCGACCGCTGGGGTGTCGAACTGGGGCCCGAGCCCGGGAAAACGGTCTGGGCCGAGCTCGAACTCGGCCTGCGGCTTGTCCTCTGA
- a CDS encoding TolB family protein, translating into MTVRTRVLILLSAIVALAAVAAASVLHASARAERRNQAVPGGPEVTSGTVTLTAPGRMVFRNMAWGPHRDELTTVPSSDPSGPRTSSGVKCLRFYAASGTGVCLQAVHGTVSDTYRAVILDARLHTRAHYAVPGIPSRARVSPTGHLAAWTAFVGGDSYAGTDFSTRAAIVDTRTGKLIPSLESFRIVKDDRPYRAADGNFWGVTFASDDRTFYATLATKGRTYLVRGDLDTRTVTTVHENVECPSLSPDGTRIAYKKRAKGLPKDAPWHLYVLDLRTQRETALAEPRSVDDQAVWRDGHTVVYALPGDYGADLYAIPSDGSGKPHRILTAGVSAAFPR; encoded by the coding sequence ATGACCGTCCGCACCCGCGTCCTGATCCTGCTCTCGGCAATCGTCGCCCTCGCGGCGGTCGCGGCGGCCTCGGTCCTGCACGCCTCGGCGCGCGCGGAGCGCCGGAACCAGGCCGTGCCGGGCGGCCCGGAGGTCACGTCCGGCACGGTCACCCTCACCGCCCCCGGCCGCATGGTGTTCCGCAACATGGCCTGGGGCCCGCACCGCGACGAACTGACCACGGTCCCGTCGTCCGACCCGTCGGGCCCCCGCACCTCGTCCGGCGTCAAGTGCCTGCGCTTCTACGCCGCCTCGGGCACGGGAGTGTGCCTCCAGGCGGTCCACGGAACGGTCTCGGACACCTACCGCGCGGTGATCCTCGACGCGCGTCTGCACACCAGGGCCCACTACGCCGTCCCCGGCATCCCCTCCCGGGCCCGCGTCTCCCCGACGGGCCACCTGGCGGCGTGGACGGCGTTCGTGGGAGGCGACTCGTACGCGGGCACGGACTTCTCGACGCGGGCGGCGATCGTGGACACGAGGACGGGGAAGCTGATCCCGTCCCTGGAGTCCTTCCGCATCGTCAAGGACGACCGCCCCTACCGTGCGGCCGACGGGAACTTCTGGGGCGTGACGTTCGCGTCGGACGACCGCACGTTCTACGCGACGCTGGCGACGAAGGGCCGGACGTACCTGGTCAGGGGCGATCTGGACACCCGCACGGTGACGACGGTCCACGAGAACGTCGAATGCCCCTCCCTCTCCCCCGACGGCACCCGCATCGCGTACAAGAAGCGCGCGAAGGGACTCCCGAAGGACGCCCCCTGGCACCTGTACGTCCTCGACCTGCGCACCCAGCGGGAAACCGCCCTCGCCGAGCCCCGCAGCGTCGACGACCAGGCGGTCTGGCGCGACGGACACACGGTGGTCTACGCACTGCCGGGCGACTACGGAGCGGACCTGTACGCGATCCCGTCGGACGGCTCGGGAAAGCCCCACCGCATCCTGACAGCCGGGGTGTCCGCCGCGTTTCCTCGGTGA
- a CDS encoding alkaline phosphatase family protein — protein MSGRTVYRRSRALVASALAFTAAAAGLWTGLGGLSSAQAAAAAVPSPDHVIVVVFENHAYSQVIGSSSAPYINSLRTGGANLSQAYAETHPSQPNYFALFSGSTQGVTDDSCYSPGFSSAANLASELIAAGHTWASYNETLPSQGSTTCSSGTYARKHNPWFGFSNVPTSTAKTFAQFPTDYTTLPDVSFVVPNLCSDMHDCSVATGDTWLKNKLGAYATWAKTHNSLLVVTFDEDNRLSGNRIPTVLYGQPVTAGSSSSTTYNHYDLLRTLEDLQGLATHAGNAASAKDITGIWTS, from the coding sequence GTGTCCGGCAGAACCGTGTACCGACGCAGTCGTGCCCTCGTGGCCTCGGCCCTGGCCTTCACCGCGGCCGCGGCCGGGCTCTGGACCGGCCTCGGCGGCCTCTCGTCCGCCCAGGCGGCCGCGGCCGCCGTGCCGAGCCCGGACCACGTGATCGTCGTGGTCTTCGAGAACCACGCCTACAGCCAGGTGATCGGCTCCTCCAGCGCGCCGTACATCAACTCGCTGAGGACCGGCGGCGCGAACCTCAGCCAGGCGTACGCCGAGACCCACCCGAGCCAGCCGAACTACTTCGCCCTGTTCTCCGGCTCCACCCAGGGCGTCACGGACGACAGCTGCTACAGCCCCGGCTTCTCCTCGGCCGCCAACCTCGCCTCCGAGCTGATCGCCGCCGGCCACACGTGGGCGAGCTACAACGAGACGCTGCCCAGCCAGGGTTCGACCACGTGCAGCAGCGGCACGTACGCCCGCAAGCACAATCCGTGGTTCGGCTTCAGCAACGTACCGACGTCGACCGCGAAGACCTTCGCGCAGTTCCCGACCGACTACACGACACTGCCCGACGTCTCCTTCGTCGTCCCCAACCTGTGCAGCGACATGCACGACTGCTCGGTGGCGACCGGCGACACCTGGCTCAAGAACAAGCTCGGCGCGTACGCCACCTGGGCGAAGACCCACAACAGCCTCCTCGTCGTCACCTTCGACGAGGACAACCGGCTCAGCGGCAACCGCATTCCGACGGTCCTGTACGGCCAGCCGGTGACAGCGGGTTCGTCCTCCTCCACCACCTACAACCACTACGACCTGCTGCGCACCCTGGAGGACTTACAGGGCCTGGCGACCCACGCGGGCAACGCGGCCTCCGCGAAGGACATCACCGGGATCTGGACGTCCTGA
- a CDS encoding VOC family protein, with product MEMTLEVILLPVSDVDRAKEFYRDKVGFHVDLDGEVMEGVRIVQLTPPGSGCSIALVDGLQVPTGTPQPGTYHGMQLCVTDAKAAYEELTARGLEVSEPQQFAPQDGATFMYFKDPDGNGWAIQEYRRRVTEPLHQVLAGLAGPQE from the coding sequence ATGGAGATGACGCTCGAAGTGATCCTGTTGCCGGTTTCCGACGTGGACCGGGCCAAGGAGTTCTACCGGGACAAGGTCGGCTTCCACGTCGATCTCGACGGCGAGGTGATGGAGGGCGTACGGATCGTGCAGCTCACCCCGCCCGGCTCCGGGTGTTCGATCGCGCTCGTGGACGGGCTCCAGGTGCCGACCGGGACGCCGCAGCCGGGGACGTACCACGGGATGCAGCTGTGCGTCACGGACGCGAAGGCGGCGTACGAGGAGCTGACCGCGCGCGGTCTCGAGGTCAGCGAGCCGCAGCAGTTCGCGCCGCAGGACGGAGCCACCTTCATGTACTTCAAGGACCCGGACGGCAACGGCTGGGCGATCCAGGAGTACCGGCGACGGGTGACGGAACCCCTGCACCAGGTGCTCGCCGGTCTGGCGGGCCCGCAGGAGTAG
- a CDS encoding bifunctional [glutamine synthetase] adenylyltransferase/[glutamine synthetase]-adenylyl-L-tyrosine phosphorylase gives MTAPGRRSSTFTRLLRHGFTDPSAAERLLDSVELAPVRDDPVLLEALGATADPDLALHGLVRLLEAQPAPTARRELLDTLIAAKPLRDRLLGVLGASAALADHLARHPSDWQALVTYEPRDLHPGVEEFERGLAEATDPVSLRVGYRRCLLSIAARDVCGTTDLAETAAELADLATATLRAALGLARAAAPDDAALCRLAVIAMGKCGGHELNYVSDVDVIFVGEAVEGADEGKALRSATKLASHMMRICSETTVEGSIWPVDANLRPEGRNGPLVRTLSSHLAYYQRWAKTWEFQALLKARPVAGDIGLGEEYVAALEPLVWKAAERENFVADVQKMRRRVVENIPAAQIERELKLGPGGLRDVEFAVQLLQLVHGRADVSLRSGTTLHALHALATGGYVGRADAVQLDEAYRFLRSMEHRIQLYRLRRTHLVPEDEADLRRIGRSLGLRADPVADLRREWKRHTGVVRRLHEKLFYRPLLDAVAQLASGEARLSPRAARERLVALGYADPAAALRHLEALASGVSRKAAIQRTLLPVLLGWFADSADPDAGLLNFRKVSDALGKTPWYLRLLRDEGAAAENLARVLSAGRLAPDLLMRAPEAVALLGDGDAGGLEPRGGGHLEQEILAAVGRAEGAAQAVTAARGVRRRELFRTAAADIVGSYGTEAQPVEADQGALVDLVGGAVSDLTAATLAGTLRAVVREGWGDSLPTRFAVIGMGRFGGHELGYGSDADVLFVHEPREGVDERKAAEAANKVVSEMRRLLQLPSADPPLLIDADLRPEGKSGPLVRTLKSYGAYYRRWSLVWEAQALLRAEPVAGDVDLGRRFIELVDPLRYPADGLGEDAVREIRRLKARMESERMPRGADPKLHTKLGPGGLSDVEWTVQLIQMRHGSTRAGLRTTRTREALAEARAAGFIGEEDAATLDEAWVLATRVRNAVMLVRGRAGDTFPSDARELGAVGRYLGYGPGHVGDMLDDYRRTTRRARSVVDELFYGATER, from the coding sequence ATGACGGCGCCGGGGCGCAGGAGCAGTACCTTCACGCGGCTGCTGCGGCACGGCTTCACCGATCCCTCGGCCGCCGAGCGCCTCCTGGACAGCGTGGAACTCGCCCCCGTGCGCGACGACCCGGTCCTGCTGGAGGCGCTCGGCGCGACCGCCGACCCCGACCTCGCCCTGCACGGTCTCGTCCGGCTGCTCGAAGCGCAGCCCGCCCCCACCGCCCGGCGGGAACTGCTCGACACGCTGATAGCGGCCAAGCCGCTGCGCGACCGGCTGCTCGGCGTGCTCGGGGCGTCCGCCGCCCTCGCCGACCACCTCGCCCGGCATCCGAGCGACTGGCAGGCACTCGTCACCTACGAGCCGCGGGACCTGCACCCCGGGGTGGAGGAGTTCGAGCGGGGCCTCGCGGAGGCGACCGACCCGGTGTCCCTGCGCGTCGGCTACCGCCGCTGCCTGCTGTCCATCGCCGCCCGGGACGTGTGCGGCACCACCGACCTCGCCGAGACCGCAGCCGAACTCGCCGACCTCGCCACCGCGACCCTGCGCGCCGCCCTCGGCCTGGCCCGCGCCGCCGCGCCCGACGACGCCGCGCTGTGCCGGCTCGCGGTGATCGCGATGGGCAAGTGCGGCGGCCACGAGCTGAACTACGTGTCCGACGTGGACGTCATCTTCGTCGGCGAGGCCGTGGAGGGCGCCGACGAGGGCAAGGCACTGCGCTCCGCGACCAAGCTGGCCTCGCACATGATGCGGATCTGCTCCGAGACCACCGTCGAGGGCTCGATCTGGCCCGTCGACGCCAATCTGCGCCCCGAGGGCAGGAACGGCCCGCTGGTGCGCACGCTCAGCAGCCACCTCGCCTACTACCAGCGCTGGGCCAAGACCTGGGAGTTCCAGGCCCTGCTGAAGGCGCGCCCGGTGGCCGGCGACATCGGGCTCGGCGAGGAGTACGTCGCCGCGCTCGAACCCCTGGTCTGGAAGGCCGCGGAGCGCGAGAACTTCGTCGCCGACGTGCAGAAGATGCGCCGCCGGGTCGTCGAGAACATCCCGGCCGCCCAGATCGAGCGCGAACTCAAGCTCGGTCCGGGCGGCCTGCGGGACGTCGAGTTCGCCGTGCAACTGCTCCAGCTGGTGCACGGCAGAGCCGACGTCTCGCTGCGCAGCGGCACCACCCTGCACGCCCTGCACGCCCTGGCCACCGGCGGCTACGTCGGCCGCGCGGACGCCGTGCAGCTCGACGAGGCCTACCGCTTCCTGCGCTCCATGGAGCACCGCATCCAGCTCTACCGGCTGCGCCGCACCCACCTCGTCCCCGAGGACGAGGCCGACCTGCGCCGCATCGGCCGTTCCCTCGGCCTGCGCGCCGACCCGGTCGCCGACCTGCGCCGCGAGTGGAAACGGCACACCGGCGTCGTACGGCGTCTGCACGAGAAGCTGTTCTACCGGCCGCTGCTCGACGCGGTCGCCCAACTCGCCTCCGGCGAGGCCCGGTTGAGCCCGCGGGCGGCCCGGGAACGACTGGTCGCGCTCGGGTACGCCGACCCCGCGGCCGCGCTGCGCCACCTGGAGGCGCTGGCCTCCGGAGTCAGCCGCAAGGCCGCCATCCAGCGCACCCTGCTGCCCGTCCTGCTCGGCTGGTTCGCGGACTCCGCCGACCCGGACGCGGGTCTGCTCAACTTCCGCAAGGTGTCGGACGCCCTGGGCAAGACCCCCTGGTACCTGCGGCTGCTGCGGGACGAGGGCGCCGCCGCGGAGAACCTGGCGCGCGTCCTGTCCGCCGGCCGGCTCGCCCCCGACCTGCTGATGCGCGCACCGGAAGCGGTGGCGCTGCTCGGCGACGGCGACGCCGGTGGCCTGGAGCCACGCGGAGGCGGCCACCTGGAGCAGGAGATCCTCGCCGCCGTCGGCCGCGCCGAAGGCGCCGCGCAGGCGGTCACCGCGGCCCGTGGCGTGCGCCGCCGCGAACTCTTCCGTACGGCCGCCGCGGACATCGTCGGCTCCTACGGCACCGAGGCCCAGCCCGTCGAGGCCGACCAGGGGGCGCTCGTCGACCTGGTCGGCGGCGCGGTCTCGGACCTGACGGCCGCGACCCTGGCCGGCACACTGCGCGCGGTCGTCCGCGAAGGCTGGGGCGACAGCCTGCCCACCCGCTTCGCCGTCATCGGCATGGGCCGTTTCGGCGGCCACGAACTGGGCTACGGCTCCGACGCGGACGTCCTGTTCGTGCACGAGCCGCGCGAGGGCGTCGACGAGCGCAAGGCCGCCGAGGCGGCCAACAAGGTCGTCTCCGAGATGCGCCGCCTGCTCCAGCTGCCCAGTGCGGACCCCCCGCTGCTCATCGACGCCGACCTGCGCCCGGAGGGCAAGTCCGGGCCGCTCGTACGGACGCTGAAGTCGTACGGGGCCTACTACCGGCGCTGGTCCCTGGTCTGGGAGGCGCAGGCGTTGCTGCGGGCCGAACCCGTGGCCGGGGACGTGGACCTGGGCCGCCGATTCATCGAGCTGGTCGACCCGCTGAGGTATCCGGCGGACGGACTCGGCGAGGACGCCGTACGGGAGATCCGGCGCCTGAAGGCCCGGATGGAGTCCGAGCGGATGCCGCGCGGCGCCGACCCCAAGCTGCACACCAAGCTCGGGCCCGGCGGCCTGTCCGACGTCGAGTGGACGGTGCAGCTGATCCAGATGCGGCACGGTTCGACGCGGGCCGGGCTGCGCACCACCCGCACCCGTGAGGCCCTGGCCGAGGCGCGCGCCGCCGGGTTCATCGGCGAGGAGGACGCCGCGACCCTCGACGAGGCGTGGGTACTGGCGACCCGGGTCCGCAACGCGGTGATGCTGGTGCGGGGCCGCGCCGGGGACACGTTCCCCTCGGACGCCCGTGAGCTGGGCGCGGTGGGCCGGTATCTGGGCTACGGCCCCGGCCACGTGGGCGACATGCTGGACGACTACCGGCGTACGACCCGCAGGGCCCGAAGCGTGGTGGACGAGCTGTTCTACGGGGCCACGGAACGGTAG
- a CDS encoding phosphatase PAP2 family protein, with translation MGDTTVTTLEGRTEAVPHPVTNEAAGQGLLRRLRTPRRPRLWFEILLIAVSYWTYSLIRNAVPEQRGQALRNADWLWRAEHHLGIAVEESVNHGINSVTWLIVGMNYYYATLHFVITLGVLVWLYRSHPGRYAAARLVLFATTVVALVGYYLYPLAPPRLMTGGHFVDTVMVHQTWGSMASGDLKNMSNQYAAMPSMHIGWSLWCGLTIFALARVPWVRVLGLLYPAATLVVIVATANHFWLDAVGGMLCLAFGFAVARVWYGALPYTLPPTPPAQDAMGPLLPAVKGRARSQGRG, from the coding sequence ATGGGTGATACGACCGTGACGACACTGGAAGGCCGTACCGAGGCCGTTCCGCACCCCGTCACGAACGAGGCGGCGGGGCAGGGTCTCCTGCGCCGGCTGCGCACCCCGCGCCGTCCTCGGCTGTGGTTCGAGATCCTGCTGATCGCGGTGAGTTACTGGACGTACTCACTGATCCGCAACGCGGTCCCGGAGCAGCGGGGACAGGCGCTGCGCAACGCCGACTGGCTCTGGCGGGCCGAGCACCACCTCGGCATCGCCGTCGAGGAGTCCGTCAACCACGGGATCAACTCGGTCACTTGGCTCATCGTCGGGATGAACTACTACTACGCGACACTGCACTTCGTGATCACGCTGGGTGTGCTGGTGTGGCTGTACCGCAGTCATCCGGGCCGCTACGCGGCGGCGCGTCTGGTGCTCTTCGCGACCACGGTCGTCGCCCTGGTCGGTTACTACCTGTACCCGCTCGCCCCGCCCCGGCTGATGACCGGCGGCCACTTCGTCGACACCGTCATGGTCCACCAGACCTGGGGATCGATGGCTTCGGGCGACCTGAAGAACATGTCGAACCAGTACGCGGCGATGCCCTCCATGCACATCGGCTGGTCCCTGTGGTGCGGGCTGACCATCTTCGCCCTGGCCAGGGTCCCGTGGGTCCGGGTGCTGGGCCTGCTCTACCCGGCGGCCACCCTCGTGGTCATCGTCGCCACCGCCAACCACTTCTGGCTGGACGCGGTGGGCGGCATGCTGTGCCTGGCCTTCGGCTTCGCGGTGGCACGGGTCTGGTACGGGGCCCTGCCGTACACACTCCCGCCGACGCCACCGGCACAGGACGCGATGGGACCGCTGCTGCCGGCGGTGAAGGGGCGGGCCCGGAGCCAGGGCCGGGGCTGA
- a CDS encoding LacI family DNA-binding transcriptional regulator, translating into MTTRLADIAAQAGVSEATVSRVLNGKPGVAATTRQSVLAALDVLGYERPVRLRQRSEGLVGLITPELENPIFPALAQVIGQALTRQGYTPVLATQTPGGSTEDELTEMLVDRGVAGIIYVSGLHADTTADMQRYEQLRAQGVPFVLVDGFSPKVQAPFISPDDRAAMSLAVTHLVSLGHTRIGLALGPKRFVPVQRKIEGFVRTMQDQLGLSAEAVESQLVQHSLYTLEGGQAAAGALIERDCTAVVCASDMMALGAIRAARQRGLDVPKGVSVVGFDDSPLIAFTDPPLTTVRKPVPAMGQAAVRTLLEEIGGTPAPHSEFVFMPELVVRGSTASAPGARNRP; encoded by the coding sequence GTGACCACACGGCTTGCCGACATCGCTGCTCAGGCGGGGGTGAGCGAAGCGACCGTCAGCCGGGTCCTCAACGGCAAGCCGGGCGTCGCCGCCACCACACGCCAGTCCGTGCTGGCCGCCCTCGACGTGCTGGGCTACGAACGCCCGGTGCGTCTGCGGCAGCGCAGCGAGGGCCTGGTGGGCCTGATAACGCCGGAGCTGGAGAACCCGATATTCCCGGCCCTGGCCCAGGTCATCGGCCAGGCGCTGACGCGGCAGGGCTACACCCCGGTCCTCGCCACCCAGACCCCGGGCGGGTCCACCGAGGACGAGCTGACCGAGATGCTGGTGGACCGCGGGGTCGCCGGCATCATCTACGTCTCCGGTCTGCACGCCGACACCACCGCCGACATGCAGCGCTACGAGCAGCTGCGGGCGCAGGGCGTGCCCTTCGTGCTCGTCGACGGCTTCTCGCCGAAGGTGCAGGCGCCGTTCATCTCCCCCGACGACCGGGCCGCGATGAGCCTCGCGGTCACGCACCTGGTGTCCCTGGGGCACACCCGGATCGGCCTGGCACTGGGCCCGAAGCGGTTCGTGCCGGTGCAGCGCAAGATCGAGGGCTTCGTCCGCACGATGCAGGACCAGCTGGGGCTGAGCGCGGAGGCCGTCGAGTCGCAGCTCGTCCAGCACTCGCTGTACACCCTGGAGGGCGGCCAGGCCGCGGCCGGCGCGCTCATCGAGCGGGACTGCACCGCGGTGGTGTGCGCCAGCGACATGATGGCGCTCGGCGCCATAAGGGCCGCCCGGCAGCGGGGCCTGGACGTCCCCAAGGGCGTGTCCGTGGTGGGCTTCGACGACTCCCCGCTGATCGCCTTCACCGACCCGCCCCTGACGACGGTCCGCAAGCCGGTCCCCGCGATGGGGCAGGCGGCGGTGCGCACGCTGCTGGAGGAGATCGGCGGGACGCCAGCTCCGCACAGTGAGTTCGTGTTCATGCCGGAACTGGTGGTGCGCGGTTCGACGGCTTCGGCCCCTGGGGCCCGAAATCGTCCGTAG
- a CDS encoding extracellular solute-binding protein, with protein MRRGIAATALVASLALAATACGGNDSGSDKADGPVTITWWDTSNATNEAPTYQALVKEFEAANKDVKVKYVNVPFDQAQNKFDTAAGSKGAPDILRSEVGWTPAFAKKGFFLPLDGTEALADQAKFQPSLIEQAKYEGKTYGVPLVTDTLALVYNKALFKKAGITEAPTTWDELKADAAKVEAKAKVDGYWGSTQAYYAQTFLYGEGTDTVDAAAKKITVNSDAAKKGYGTWQSLFSGKGLHKADTTADAYAHIQEAFVNGKVASIIQGPWEITNFYKGSAFKDKGNLGIATVPAGSSGKAGAPTGGHNLSVYAGSDKAHQQAALKFLKFMTSAKSQETIALKNSTLPTRDDAYTAEVKADPGIAGYQGVLAAAQPRPALPEYSSLWGPLDTELVKIAGGNESLDKGLGNAELAIEKLVPDFSK; from the coding sequence ATGCGGCGTGGCATAGCGGCCACTGCGCTGGTGGCGTCACTCGCCCTCGCGGCGACGGCCTGCGGCGGGAACGACAGCGGCAGCGACAAGGCGGACGGCCCGGTCACCATCACCTGGTGGGACACCTCCAACGCCACCAATGAGGCCCCGACGTACCAGGCCCTGGTCAAGGAGTTCGAGGCCGCCAACAAGGACGTCAAGGTCAAGTACGTCAACGTCCCCTTCGACCAGGCGCAGAACAAGTTCGACACGGCCGCCGGCTCCAAGGGCGCCCCGGACATCCTGCGCTCCGAGGTCGGCTGGACCCCCGCCTTCGCGAAGAAGGGCTTCTTCCTGCCGCTGGACGGCACGGAGGCCCTCGCGGACCAGGCCAAGTTCCAGCCCAGCCTGATCGAGCAGGCCAAGTACGAGGGCAAGACGTACGGCGTTCCGCTGGTCACCGACACCCTCGCGCTGGTCTACAACAAGGCCCTGTTCAAGAAGGCCGGCATCACCGAGGCCCCCACGACGTGGGACGAGCTGAAGGCCGACGCGGCCAAGGTCGAGGCCAAGGCCAAGGTCGACGGCTACTGGGGCTCCACCCAGGCCTACTACGCGCAGACCTTCCTCTACGGCGAGGGCACCGACACCGTCGACGCCGCCGCCAAGAAGATCACCGTGAACTCGGACGCCGCCAAGAAGGGCTACGGCACCTGGCAGAGCCTCTTCTCCGGCAAGGGCCTGCACAAGGCCGACACCACCGCCGACGCCTACGCCCACATCCAGGAGGCGTTCGTCAACGGCAAGGTCGCCTCGATCATCCAGGGCCCGTGGGAGATCACGAACTTCTACAAGGGCTCGGCGTTCAAGGACAAGGGCAACCTCGGCATCGCCACCGTCCCGGCCGGCTCCAGCGGCAAGGCGGGCGCCCCGACCGGCGGCCACAACCTCTCGGTGTACGCCGGCTCGGACAAGGCCCACCAGCAGGCGGCGCTGAAGTTCCTGAAGTTCATGACCTCGGCGAAGTCCCAGGAGACGATCGCCCTGAAGAACTCCACGCTGCCGACGCGTGACGACGCCTACACCGCCGAGGTCAAGGCCGACCCGGGCATCGCCGGCTACCAGGGTGTCCTGGCCGCCGCCCAGCCGCGCCCGGCACTGCCCGAGTACAGCTCCCTGTGGGGCCCGCTGGACACCGAGCTGGTGAAGATCGCGGGCGGCAACGAGTCCCTCGACAAGGGCCTCGGCAACGCCGAGCTCGCGATCGAGAAGCTGGTTCCGGACTTCAGCAAGTAA